The following are from one region of the Chanos chanos chromosome 10, fChaCha1.1, whole genome shotgun sequence genome:
- the si:dkey-4e7.3 gene encoding inosine-uridine preferring nucleoside hydrolase isoform X2 encodes MVKKLLVDVDCGVDDAQALMVALAVPNVQILGITCVSGNTCVENVCKNVLRVLKVCQRLEIPVFCGAAKPLLGNVISAGLFHGQDGLGDAPDPDAPGLELVQKEGAVSAMIRIINEHPGQVSLVATAPLTNLALAVRIDPSLPQKLKGLYIMGGNTDSRGNTTACAEYNFAADPEAAYIVLNEYLCPTYIASWEFTCHSKLPWEFCDGWLGQDTDKARFMKKIFQHSINACFSERIEKELVGGQGFVCCDAYAMVTAIDDSFILESEERAVTVELTGTYSRGMMVVDHLDLLGKTHKAVILKKVDLEKFKKLLMDALK; translated from the exons ATGGTGAAGAAGTTGTTGGTCGATGTGGACTGTGGTGTGGACGACGCTCAGGCTCTCATGGTGGCGCTGGCTGTTCCGAACGTGCAGATCCTTGGTATTACCTGCGTCTCTGGGAACACCTGTGTTGAGAACGTGTGCAAGAACGTTTTGCGAGTGCTGAAAGTCTGCCAACGCCTGGAG ATTCCGGTTTTCTGCGGGGCCGCCAAACCTCTTTTGGGGAACGTCATCTCTGCTGGGTTATTCCATGGGCAGGATGGACTCGGAGATGCCCCAGACCCAGACGCTCCGGGTCTGGAGCTGGTGCAAAAAGAGGGGGCTGTATCAGCCATGATCCGCATCATTAATGAGCATCCAGGTCAG GTGTCTTTAGTTgccactgctccactgactaACCTGGCCCTGGCCGTGAGGATTGACCCCTCCCTGCCACAGAAACTCAAAGGTCTTTACATAATGGGTGGAAACACAGACT CCCGTGGCAACACCACAGCATGTGCAGAATACAACTTTGCAGCAGATCCTGAGGCTGCGTATATAGTATTAAACGAGTATCTGTGTCCCACGTACATTGCATCCTGGGAATTCACCTGCCACAGCAAACTGCCTTGG GAGTTTTGCGATGGCTGGCTGGGCCAGGACACTGACAAAGCCAGATTCATGAAGAAGATCTTCCAGCACAGTATAAACGCCTGCTTCAGTGAGAGGATAGAGAAAGAGCTTGTGGGAGGACAGGGGTTTGTCTGTTGCGATGCCTACGCCATGGTCACCGCCATCGATGACTCGTTTATACTGGAGAGCGAAGAGAGAGCCGTGACGGTTGAGCTGACGGGAACTTACTCCCGTGGGATGATGGTCGTGGACCATCTCGACCTTCTGGGGAAGACTCACAAAGCGGTCATCTTGAAGAAAGTCGACTTGGAGAAGTTCAAGAAACTTTTGATGGACGCTTTAAAATAA
- the si:dkey-4e7.3 gene encoding inosine-uridine preferring nucleoside hydrolase isoform X1 has translation MALTWLVGSGAVSSKVLRNASKRPSKLLFAVRPDSFTRASKRERGIYFTNITKPRYFSTGSSMVKKLLVDVDCGVDDAQALMVALAVPNVQILGITCVSGNTCVENVCKNVLRVLKVCQRLEIPVFCGAAKPLLGNVISAGLFHGQDGLGDAPDPDAPGLELVQKEGAVSAMIRIINEHPGQVSLVATAPLTNLALAVRIDPSLPQKLKGLYIMGGNTDSRGNTTACAEYNFAADPEAAYIVLNEYLCPTYIASWEFTCHSKLPWEFCDGWLGQDTDKARFMKKIFQHSINACFSERIEKELVGGQGFVCCDAYAMVTAIDDSFILESEERAVTVELTGTYSRGMMVVDHLDLLGKTHKAVILKKVDLEKFKKLLMDALK, from the exons ATGGCATTAACGTGGCTTGTTGGATCAGGAGCGGTGTCTTCAAAGGTCTTGCGGAATGCTTCAAAGAGGCCAAG CAAACTTCTGTTCGCTGTCAGGCCAGACTCATTTACAAGAgcttcaaagagagaaagagggatatATTTTACGAACATCACCAAGCCCCGATACTTCTCAACAG GGTCCAGTATGGTGAAGAAGTTGTTGGTCGATGTGGACTGTGGTGTGGACGACGCTCAGGCTCTCATGGTGGCGCTGGCTGTTCCGAACGTGCAGATCCTTGGTATTACCTGCGTCTCTGGGAACACCTGTGTTGAGAACGTGTGCAAGAACGTTTTGCGAGTGCTGAAAGTCTGCCAACGCCTGGAG ATTCCGGTTTTCTGCGGGGCCGCCAAACCTCTTTTGGGGAACGTCATCTCTGCTGGGTTATTCCATGGGCAGGATGGACTCGGAGATGCCCCAGACCCAGACGCTCCGGGTCTGGAGCTGGTGCAAAAAGAGGGGGCTGTATCAGCCATGATCCGCATCATTAATGAGCATCCAGGTCAG GTGTCTTTAGTTgccactgctccactgactaACCTGGCCCTGGCCGTGAGGATTGACCCCTCCCTGCCACAGAAACTCAAAGGTCTTTACATAATGGGTGGAAACACAGACT CCCGTGGCAACACCACAGCATGTGCAGAATACAACTTTGCAGCAGATCCTGAGGCTGCGTATATAGTATTAAACGAGTATCTGTGTCCCACGTACATTGCATCCTGGGAATTCACCTGCCACAGCAAACTGCCTTGG GAGTTTTGCGATGGCTGGCTGGGCCAGGACACTGACAAAGCCAGATTCATGAAGAAGATCTTCCAGCACAGTATAAACGCCTGCTTCAGTGAGAGGATAGAGAAAGAGCTTGTGGGAGGACAGGGGTTTGTCTGTTGCGATGCCTACGCCATGGTCACCGCCATCGATGACTCGTTTATACTGGAGAGCGAAGAGAGAGCCGTGACGGTTGAGCTGACGGGAACTTACTCCCGTGGGATGATGGTCGTGGACCATCTCGACCTTCTGGGGAAGACTCACAAAGCGGTCATCTTGAAGAAAGTCGACTTGGAGAAGTTCAAGAAACTTTTGATGGACGCTTTAAAATAA
- the coa5 gene encoding cytochrome c oxidase assembly factor 5, which yields MPKYYEEKEEDGRACAGIREDFKACLLQHDCVLKEGKKPSECLKEGHCKALQVSFFECKRSMLDTRARFRGKKGY from the exons ATGCCCAAATATTAcgaggaaaaagaggaggatggCCGTGCTTGTGCGGGGATCCGGGAGGATTTCAAAGCCTGTCTGCTTCAACATGATTGCGTTTTGAAG GAGGGGAAGAAACCAAGTGAGTGTCTGAAGGAGGGTCATTGCAAGGCCTTGCAGGTTTCTTTCTTTGAGTGCAAAAGATCCATG TTGGATACAAGAGCTCGCTTCCGGGGGAAAAAAGGATACTAA